From one Spiroplasma endosymbiont of Lasioglossum villosulum genomic stretch:
- a CDS encoding IS30 family transposase, which produces MSYKHLGIDERIYIENQLKFKFKISEIAKNLNRSISTIIREINRNKDNNHYFSLIAQNKAENRKQSHISFHKFKNKNLVKYVQQKLLLGWSPEQIYGRIKNFHKEWVISFKTIYTWIYFGMLDKVTSKNLRRKGKKRKSKENRGKFNGKSIKERDINVNDRITLGHWEGDTIVSSRGKSKSCLITLVERVSRFTLAILVKNRTTKVINKNVSYYLSILPKNIVKTITFDRGKEFSNWQQLEKNLDIKIYFANPYSPWQRGTNENTNGLIREKFPKKFIFSKTNKNEVHKFILSLNQRPRKILNYLSPIEYLDRKII; this is translated from the coding sequence ATGAGTTATAAACATCTTGGCATAGATGAAAGGATTTATATTGAGAATCAATTGAAATTTAAATTTAAAATTAGTGAAATAGCTAAAAATCTTAATCGAAGTATTAGTACTATTATTCGAGAAATTAATAGAAATAAAGATAATAATCATTATTTTTCATTAATTGCACAAAATAAAGCTGAAAATCGAAAACAATCACATATTAGTTTTCATAAGTTTAAAAATAAGAATTTAGTAAAATATGTACAACAAAAATTACTATTAGGTTGATCACCTGAACAAATTTATGGCAGAATTAAAAATTTTCATAAAGAGTGAGTTATTAGTTTTAAAACAATTTATACTTGAATTTATTTTGGAATGCTTGATAAAGTTACTAGTAAAAATTTAAGAAGAAAAGGTAAAAAACGAAAATCTAAAGAAAATCGTGGCAAGTTTAATGGTAAATCAATTAAAGAACGAGATATAAATGTTAATGATCGTATAACACTTGGTCATTGAGAAGGAGATACTATAGTATCATCACGAGGTAAAAGCAAATCATGTTTAATAACTTTAGTTGAAAGAGTATCACGATTTACTTTAGCAATATTAGTTAAAAACAGAACTACTAAAGTTATTAATAAAAATGTTAGTTATTATTTATCAATTCTTCCTAAAAACATTGTTAAAACTATTACTTTTGATCGTGGCAAAGAATTTTCAAATTGACAACAACTTGAAAAAAATTTAGATATAAAAATTTATTTTGCCAATCCATATTCACCTTGACAAAGAGGTACTAATGAAAATACTAATGGTTTAATTAGAGAAAAATTTCCTAAAAAATTTATTTTTTCAAAAACTAATAAAAATGAAGTTCATAAATTTATATTGTCTTTAAACCAAAGACCAAGAAAAATACTAAATTATCTTTCACCAATCGAATATTTGGATAGAAAAATAATTTAG